One part of the Glycine max cultivar Williams 82 chromosome 14, Glycine_max_v4.0, whole genome shotgun sequence genome encodes these proteins:
- the LOC100791162 gene encoding MFP1 attachment factor 1, whose amino-acid sequence MSDTETTLEQPSTPPQPDPSAAVSFSIWPPTQRTRDAVVNRLIETLSAPSVLSKRYGTLSSDESSSAARQIEDEAFSAASSSDGIETLQVYSKEISKRMLDTVKARAAPIPSAEEGVAASVSD is encoded by the coding sequence ATGTCCGACACGGAAACCACGCTCGAGCAACCCTCCACTCCGCCGCAGCCCGACCCCTCCGCCGCCGTATCCTTCAGCATATGGCCCCCCACTCAGCGCACCCGCGACGCCGTCGTCAACCGCTTGATCGAGACCCTTTCCGCCCCCTCCGTCCTCTCCAAGCGCTACGGCACTCTCTCCTCCGACGAATCCTCCTCCGCCGCCCGCCAGATCGAGGACGAGGCCTTCTCCGCTGCCTCCTCTTCCGACGGCATTGAGACCCTCCAGGTCTACTCCAAGGAGATCAGCAAGCGCATGCTCGACACCGTTAAGGCCAGAGCTGCGCCGATTCCCTCCGCCGAAGAGGGCGTCGCCGCCTCCGTCTCCGACTAA
- the LOC100791691 gene encoding putative cyclin-A3-1, whose product MATSENNNARPQRVAKKRAAAAICELHRNAAKRKRVVLGDLTNVSSNYVAVTEKEIQKQKKVKREQPARPVSTPEKVEERHDPQLCGPYVSDIYEYLRGMEVDPSKRPLPDYVQKVQRDVNANMRGVLVDWLVEVAEEYKLVSDTLYFCVAYIDRFLSLNALSRQKLQLLGVASMLIASKYEEIKPPDVEDFCYITDNTYSKEEVVNMEADILKALKFELGGPTVKTFLRRFSRVAQEGVDTSDLQFEFLSCYLAELSLLDYNCIKFLPSLVAASVVFLARFMFSTKTHPWNLALHQLTRYKPADLKECVLNLHDLYLSRRGASLQAVREKYKQHKFKCVATTASPPKIPLSFFEFGGQILWQL is encoded by the exons ATGGCAACTTCGGAGAACAACAACGCGCGTCCCCAACGCGTGGCCAAGAAGAGAGCAGCAGCTGCAATATGCGAACTTCACCGCAACGCCGCCAAGAGGAAACGCGTCGTTTTGGGTGACCTCACTAACGTTTCATCAAACTACGTCgccgttacggaaaaagaaatTCAGAAACAGAAAAAGGTTAAACGCGAGCAACCGGCGCGGCCGGTTTCCACGCCGGAGAAGGTAGAGGAAAGACACGACCCGCAACTCTGTGGGCCCTACGTTTCGGATATATACGAATACCTTCGCGGGATGGAG GTGGATCCTAGTAAGAGACCGTTGCCGGATTATGTTCAGAAAGTTCAGAGGGATGTGAATGCTAACATGCGTGGTGTTCTTGTGGATTGGTTGGTGGAAGTTGCAGAAGAATATAAACTTGTTTCGGACACGCTTTATTTTTGTGTTGCTTATATAGATAGGTTTTTGTCGTTGAATGCTTTGTCGAGGCAGAAGTTGCAATTGCTCGGGGTCGCTTCAATGCTCATTGCTTC GAAATACGAAGAGATTAAGCCGCCTGATGTGGAGGATTTTTGTTACATTACGGATAACACATACTCTAAGGAAGAG GTTGTGAACATGGAGGCTGATATATTGAAggctttgaagtttgaattgGGTGGTCCGACAGTGAAGACATTCTTgag GAGATTCTCCAGAGTTGCTCAAGAGGGTGTTGAT ACTTCTGATCTCCAGTTTGAGTTCCTTAGCTGCTACCTTGCTGAACTCAGTTTGTTGGATTATAATTGTATAAAGTTTTTGCCGTCTTTGGTGGCTGCATCGGTTGTATTCCTAGCGAGATTTATGTTTAGCACAAAGACACATCCTTGG AATTTGGCGCTCCATCAACTCACAAGATATAAACCTGCTGACTTAAAGGAATGTGTTCTCAACTTACATGACTTGTACCTCAGTAGGAGAGGGGCCTCCTTGCAAGCTGTGAGAGAGAAATACAAACAGCATAAG TTCAAATGTGTGGCAACAACAGCTTCTCCTCCCAAGatacctctttctttttttgaatttgGGGGGCAGATTCTTTGGCAATTGTAA